The following proteins come from a genomic window of Pseudomonadota bacterium:
- a CDS encoding 3-hydroxyacyl-CoA dehydrogenase NAD-binding domain-containing protein, with translation MTDSTARVAAVIGGGVIGGGWAARFLLNGWDVNVFDPDPEADRKLAEVLANARQALPSVLDVPLPAEGTLTRVDSIAEAVSGAAWVQESVPERIEIKHTVFAEIAGHTSDACVVASSTSGYKPTDLQAGCPRPEQLIVAHPFNPVYLLPLVEVVAGEQTDPATVERAS, from the coding sequence ATGACTGACTCCACTGCCCGCGTGGCCGCCGTGATCGGCGGCGGTGTGATCGGCGGCGGCTGGGCCGCCCGCTTCCTGCTCAACGGCTGGGATGTGAACGTGTTCGACCCGGACCCGGAGGCCGACCGAAAACTCGCCGAGGTGCTGGCCAACGCCAGACAGGCGCTGCCGTCCGTGCTCGACGTCCCGCTGCCGGCAGAAGGCACACTGACCCGTGTCGACAGTATCGCAGAGGCCGTCAGCGGCGCAGCCTGGGTGCAGGAGAGCGTGCCCGAGCGCATCGAAATCAAACACACGGTGTTCGCGGAAATCGCCGGACACACATCAGATGCGTGTGTGGTCGCGTCCAGTACTTCGGGCTACAAGCCGACCGACCTGCAGGCCGGTTGCCCGCGACCCGAGCAACTGATCGTCGCGCACCCGTTCAACCCGGTCTACCTGCTGCCGTTGGTCGAGGTCGTCGCCGGCGAGCAAACCGACCCCGCCACGGTCGAGCGCGCGAGT